In the genome of Vanacampus margaritifer isolate UIUO_Vmar chromosome 1, RoL_Vmar_1.0, whole genome shotgun sequence, one region contains:
- the gpr180 gene encoding integral membrane protein GPR180: protein MSCLLTAFTASILLSTQAFGKTVTGLFKTEVARQHKGQFITKFMYQGADGLLVCQLDNPSLAAEKESRLLLYPNVEEDWDNLSCSERLTSAQFIISLSQEEHNQTIPQHSSPTVWSALYVDRYTCQDAVIPSHDDLGFTVLLLNADSAGNPLEHFSAEEAGLQTFYFLLLLAYFVASCIYVKPLYQALRKGGPMHTVLKVLTASLALQGCSALCNYIHMARYSRDGIGIPPMSGLAEFWAMTAQVSMLYTLLSLCASWSLSRGRKPQSRPLQWEQSPASTAVAVCGVILQGALLLWEQLSASERQHRSHQSLPGILHIALRVTLALLLASVLYQITSTERSTLKRDFYLCFAKGCFLWFLCHPVLVLVSVIFNEHQREKVVTIGVILCQSISMVILYQLFLSRSLYWEVSSLSSVSLPLTMSRNHQRGRY, encoded by the exons ATGTCGTGTTTATTAACTGCATTTACAGCTTCGATACTCTTATCTACGCAGGCTTTCGGAAAAACTGTAACAGGACTTTTTAAGACCGAAGTAGCGAGACAGCATAAAGGCCAATTCATCACTAAATTCATGTATCAAG GTGCTGATGGTTTGTTGGTCTGTCAACTGGACAACCCTTCACTAGCTGCAGAGAAGGAATCTCGACTGCTCCTGTATCCAAATGTGGAGGAAGATTGGGACAACCTTAGCTGTTCTGAAAGGCTTACCAGTGCCCAGTTTATCA TTTCTCTCAGTCAAGAAGAACACAACCAGACGATTCCTCAGCACTCGTCCCCAACAGTGTGGAGCGCTCTCTATGTAGACCGATACACATGCCAG GATGCAGTGATTCCCTCTCATGATGACCTCGGGTTTACTGTCCTGCTGCTTAATGCTGATTCCGCGGGAAACCCCCTGGAGCACTTTAGTGCCGAGGAAGCAG GTCTCCAAACGTTTTACTTCCTGCTGCTCCTGGCGTATTTTGTGGCTTCATGTATCTACGTTAAACCACTGTACCAGGCGCTGAGGAAAGGTGGTCCCATGCACACGGTCCTGAAGGTGTTGACTGCAAGTCTGGCCTTGCAGGGGTGCTCTGCCCTTTGCAACTACATTCACATGGCCAG GTACTCCCGAGACGGCATCGGCATTCCACCGATGAGCGGCCTGGCAGAAT TCTGGGCTATGACCGCTCAAGTGTCCATGCTGTACACGTTACTGAGCCTGTGCGCGAGCTGGTCCCTGAGTCGAGGCCGCAAACCTCAGTCGCGACCCCTGCAGTGGGAGCAGTCGCCGGCGTCCACGGCCGTCGCCGTCTGCGGCGTCATCCTGCAG GGTGCGCTTCTGCTGTGGGAGCAGCTCTCTGCGTCCGAGCGCCAGCATCGCAGCCATCAGAGTCTGCCGGGCATCCTCCACATCGCCCTGAGGGTGACGCTGGCTCTTCTGCTGGCGTCCGTTCTCTACCAGATCACCTCCACCGAGAGGAGCACCCTGAAAAGAGACTTCTACCTGTGCTTTGCCAAG GGATGCTTCCTGTGGTTCCTCTGCCATCCTGTTCTCGTCCTCGTGTCTGTCATCTTCAATGAGCACCAGAGGGAGAAG GTGGTCACCATCGGTGTGATTCTGTGCCAGTCCATCTCCATGGTGATCCTCTACCAGCTTTTTCTGTCTCGTTCCCTCTACTGGGAAGTGTCCTCGCTCTCCTCCGTCTCGCTACCGCTCACAATGTCCAGGAACCACCAGAGGGGGCGCTACTGA
- the tgds gene encoding dTDP-D-glucose 4,6-dehydratase: MSQPEDSRVKRLKGTVRNGQMDSIRTVLVTGGSGFIGSHLVCSLVQSHPEWKIYNLDNLEYCCSPKSLESIKDRANYTFIEGDICNSQLVNHIFNKENIDVIFHLAAKTHVDSSFQSPATFQHVNIHGTRVLLAAASRTRHRLRRFIYVSTDEVYGSSLDEVFDENSPVRPSNPYSASKAAAEHLVRSYWEKYKLPVIITRSNNIYGPQQYIEKVIPKFLTLLQMSKKCTIQGTLPKSRHFLFIDDAVNAFLVLLEKGIVGEVYNIGSNCEIAIVQLARELVKMVQNVPEAELNDWLEFVPDRPKVDIRYPIRCEKLQQLGWKAEVSWPDGIKRTVKWYQDHPDFWSDAPEDSREVQNMLKDMNEQETSSSPSSCTVQHYWSNQQGAQLHLTKAL, from the exons ATGAGTCAACCCGAAGACAGTCGTGTAAAACGATTAAAGGGGACCGTACGGAATGGACAGATGGACTCCATTAGAACTGTTTTGGTGACTGGAGGGTCAGGGTTTAT TGGCTCTCACCTTGTGTGTTCCCTGGTTCAAAGTCACCCTGAATGGAAAATTTATAACTTGGACAAT TTAGAATACTGCTGCAGCCCAAAGAGTCTGGAGAGCATTAAAGACAGAGCAAACTACACTTTTATCGAG GGGGACATATGTAACTCCCAGCTGGTGAAccacattttcaacaaagaaaacattgatgtcatctttcacTTGGCCGCCAAAACTCACGTTG ATTCATCTTTCCAAAGCCCAGCCACTTTCCAGCATGTAAACATCCACGGAACTCGAGTTTTGCTGGCGGCTGCCAGTCGGACCCGCCACCGGCTTCGGCGCTTCATCTACGTCAGCACTGATGAGGTGTACGGATCTAGTCTAGATGAG GTGTTTGATGAGAACAGTCCCGTGAGGCCTTCCAACCCATATTCCGCCTCGAAGGCAGCAGCGGAGCACCTGGTCAGGTCGTACTGGGAAAAGTACAAG CTTCCCGTCATCATCACCAGGAGCAACAACATCTACGGTCCCCAGCAATACATTGAGAAG GTGATCCCCAAGTTTCTCACCCTCTTGCAAATGAGCAAGAAATG TACCATTCAGGGAACGCTCCCCAAATCTCGCCATTTCCTTTTCATCGACGACGCCGTCAACGCCTTCCTGGTGCTTCTGGAGAAAGGCATCGTGGGAGAAGTTTACAACATCGGCTCAAACTGTGAGATAGCCATAGTGCAACTGGCCAGGGAACTCGTCAAGATG GTACAAAACGTGCCGGAAGCAGAGTTGAACGACTGGCTCGAGTTTGTGCCGGACAG GCCAAAGGTCGACATCCGCTACCCCATCAGATGCGAGAAGCTGCAGCAGTTGGGCTGGAAGGCCGAGGTCTCCTGGCCTGATGGCATCAAACGGACTG tcaaATGGTACCAGGACCACCCAGACTTTTGGTCGGACGCACCAGAAGACTCGAGAGAAgttcaaaacatgttgaaagaTATGAACGAACAGGAGACTTCCTCTTCGCCCTCTAGTTGTACTGTACAGCATTATTGGAGCAACCAGCAGGGGGCGCAGCTTCACTTGACCAAAGCACTGTGA